The Pseudomonas iranensis genome includes a window with the following:
- a CDS encoding polyurethane esterase: MGVYDYKNFGTADSAALFSDAMAITLYSYHNLDNGFAAGYQHNGFGLGLPATLVTALIGGTDSQGVIPGIPWNPDSEKLALEAVQKAGWTPISAAQLGYEGKTDARGTFFGEKAGYTSAQVEILGKYDAQGHLTELGIAFRGTSGPREILIGDSIGDVINDLLAAFGPADYAKNYVGEAFGNLLNDVVAFARANGLSGKDVLVSGHSLGGLAVNSMADLSAGKWGGFFADSNYIAYASPTQSSGDKVLNIGYENDPVFRALDGSTFSSASVGVHDAPHASTTDNIVSFNDHYASNAWNVLPYSILNIPTWISHLPTGYGDGMTRVLESKFYDLTSRDSTIIVANLSDPARANTWVQDLNRNAEPHKGSTFIIGSDGSDLIQGGSGNDYLEGRAGNDSFRDSGGYNVILGGQGSNTLDLQQSVKHFDFANDGAGNLYIRDANGGISITRDIGSIVSKEPGFLWGVFKDDVLHSVTATGLKVGSNLTAYESSIRGTGGADMLKAHTGGDWLFGLEGNDHLLGGAGNDVFVGGAGNDLLESGGGADTFLFNGAFGQDRVVGYTADDKLVFLGVQGVLPGDDFRAHASAVGQDTVLTFGGDSVTLVGVALGSLSADGVVIA; the protein is encoded by the coding sequence ATGGGTGTATACGACTACAAGAACTTCGGCACAGCCGATTCCGCGGCGCTGTTCAGCGATGCCATGGCGATCACGCTGTACTCCTATCACAACCTCGATAACGGCTTCGCCGCCGGTTACCAGCACAACGGCTTCGGCCTCGGTCTGCCGGCGACGCTGGTTACCGCGCTGATTGGCGGCACCGATTCGCAAGGGGTGATCCCCGGTATCCCGTGGAATCCCGATTCGGAAAAACTCGCCCTCGAGGCCGTGCAAAAGGCCGGCTGGACACCGATCAGCGCCGCGCAATTGGGCTATGAAGGCAAGACCGACGCACGCGGGACATTCTTCGGCGAGAAGGCCGGCTACACCAGCGCACAAGTGGAAATCCTCGGCAAGTACGACGCTCAGGGTCACCTCACCGAACTGGGGATCGCCTTTCGTGGCACCAGCGGCCCGCGCGAAATCCTCATCGGTGATTCGATTGGCGACGTGATCAACGATCTGCTCGCCGCGTTCGGCCCGGCCGATTACGCGAAAAACTACGTCGGTGAAGCCTTTGGCAATCTGCTTAACGATGTGGTCGCATTCGCCCGGGCCAACGGCCTCAGCGGCAAAGACGTGCTGGTAAGCGGTCATAGCCTCGGCGGCCTGGCGGTGAACAGCATGGCTGACTTGAGCGCTGGCAAGTGGGGCGGTTTCTTCGCCGATTCCAACTACATTGCCTACGCCTCGCCGACCCAGAGCAGCGGAGACAAGGTGCTGAATATCGGCTACGAAAACGACCCGGTGTTTCGTGCCCTTGACGGTTCGACCTTCAGCAGCGCTTCGGTGGGCGTGCACGACGCGCCGCATGCCTCGACCACCGACAACATCGTCAGCTTCAACGACCACTACGCCTCGAACGCCTGGAACGTGCTGCCGTATTCGATCCTGAATATCCCGACGTGGATTTCGCACCTGCCCACTGGCTACGGCGACGGCATGACCCGAGTGCTTGAATCGAAGTTCTACGACCTGACCAGCCGCGACTCGACGATCATCGTCGCCAACCTGTCCGACCCGGCGCGGGCCAACACATGGGTGCAGGACCTCAACCGCAATGCCGAACCCCACAAGGGCAGCACCTTCATCATCGGCAGTGACGGCAGCGACCTGATCCAGGGCGGCAGCGGTAACGACTATCTGGAGGGGCGCGCCGGCAATGACAGCTTCCGCGACAGCGGCGGCTACAACGTCATTCTGGGTGGGCAGGGCAGCAACACCCTCGACTTGCAGCAGTCGGTGAAGCACTTCGATTTCGCCAACGACGGCGCTGGCAACCTTTACATCCGCGATGCCAACGGCGGGATCAGCATCACCCGTGACATTGGCAGCATCGTCAGCAAAGAACCGGGGTTTCTCTGGGGCGTGTTCAAGGACGACGTGCTGCACAGCGTCACCGCCACGGGGTTGAAAGTCGGCAGTAACCTCACCGCTTATGAATCAAGTATTAGAGGAACGGGCGGCGCTGACATGCTCAAGGCGCATACCGGCGGCGATTGGCTGTTTGGCCTTGAGGGCAACGATCATTTGCTCGGCGGTGCGGGCAATGACGTATTTGTCGGTGGTGCGGGCAATGACCTGCTGGAATCGGGCGGCGGGGCGGATACGTTTTTGTTCAATGGCGCGTTTGGCCAGGACCGTGTGGTTGGCTACACGGCCGATGACAAACTGGTGTTTCTTGGCGTGCAGGGGGTGTTGCCGGGGGATGATTTCCGTGCCCATGCATCGGCGGTCGGGCAGGATACTGTGCTGACGTTTGGTGGGGATTCGGTGACGTTGGTGGGGGTGGCGCTGGGGAGTTTGAGTGCCGACGGGGTTGTTATAGCCTGA
- a CDS encoding ATP-dependent DNA helicase, protein MSYSVAVRALCEFTAKTGDLDLRFTPSPTALEGIVGHRTVASRRSEQYQSEVALQGEFGELKVKGRADGYDPAQNCLEEVKTYRGDLNKQPANHRQLHWAQAKIYGWLMCQKLQLQQINLALVYFDVVSEKETCLVESHSAESLQVFFAQQCALFLQWAEQEMAHREARNLAAQQLAFPHADFRPGQRHLAESVFKAVSTGRCLMAQAPTGIGKTLGTLFPMLKALAPQQLDKVFFLTAKTPGRKLALDASQVLFRQAPDLPLRVMEMVARDKACEHPDKACHGESCPLAQGFYDRLPAAREAASRINLLDQAAMREVAAQHSVCPYYLSQEMARWADVVVADYNYYFDFSALLFGLAQLNQWKVAVLADEAHNLVERGRQMYSASLDQFTLASVRKTAPAALKNALQRVNREWNALHAQQLAAYQAYDKAPDKLLHAISLCCAAIGDYLNEHPQGLDSGLQNFYFDLLQFARVAELYDEHYLFDISKRDLDRKRPLSQLCLRNVVPAAFIGPRLSAARSSVLFSATLSPRNYYADLLGTPADTVCIDVESPFSAEQLQVHIVSQISTRFNHRQASLEPIVELIARQFSERPGNYLAFFSSFDYLQQVATLLAERHPRITQWLQSRGMAEGARQAFLDQFSADSQGVGFAVLGGAFGEGIDLPGARLIGAFIATLGLAQLNPVNEQMKRRMAAIFGAGYDYTYLYPGMQKVVQAAGRVIRTREDRGTVMLIDDRFAESRIQQLLPRWWAIKSEPALFKSTDSRILQPMTVAGECDE, encoded by the coding sequence TTGAGCTACAGCGTTGCCGTGCGTGCACTGTGCGAGTTCACCGCCAAGACCGGCGACCTCGACCTGCGCTTCACCCCGTCACCGACCGCGCTGGAAGGCATCGTCGGCCATCGCACCGTGGCCTCGCGGCGCAGCGAGCAGTACCAGAGCGAAGTGGCGCTGCAAGGCGAATTCGGCGAACTGAAGGTCAAGGGCAGGGCGGATGGCTACGATCCGGCGCAAAACTGCCTGGAAGAAGTCAAAACCTATCGCGGCGACCTGAACAAGCAACCGGCCAATCACCGCCAGTTGCACTGGGCGCAGGCGAAAATCTACGGCTGGTTGATGTGCCAGAAACTGCAATTGCAGCAGATCAATCTGGCGCTGGTGTATTTCGACGTCGTCAGCGAAAAGGAAACCTGCCTGGTCGAATCCCATAGCGCCGAGTCGCTCCAGGTTTTTTTTGCGCAGCAGTGCGCTTTGTTCCTGCAATGGGCCGAGCAGGAAATGGCCCATCGCGAAGCGCGCAATCTGGCCGCGCAGCAACTGGCGTTCCCGCACGCGGATTTTCGTCCCGGCCAACGGCATCTGGCCGAATCAGTGTTCAAAGCCGTCAGCACCGGCCGCTGCCTCATGGCCCAGGCGCCGACCGGCATCGGCAAAACCCTTGGCACGCTGTTTCCGATGCTCAAGGCCTTGGCGCCGCAGCAACTGGACAAGGTGTTCTTTCTCACCGCCAAGACTCCCGGACGCAAGCTGGCGCTGGATGCCAGCCAGGTGTTGTTCAGGCAAGCGCCGGACTTGCCGCTGCGGGTGATGGAAATGGTTGCTCGCGACAAGGCCTGCGAACATCCGGACAAGGCCTGCCATGGCGAATCCTGCCCGCTGGCCCAGGGTTTTTATGATCGCTTGCCGGCCGCCCGCGAAGCCGCCAGCCGCATCAACCTGCTCGATCAGGCGGCGATGCGTGAAGTCGCCGCGCAGCACAGCGTGTGCCCGTACTACCTGAGTCAGGAAATGGCTCGCTGGGCGGATGTGGTGGTTGCCGACTACAACTATTACTTCGACTTCAGCGCGCTGCTGTTCGGTCTGGCCCAGCTCAATCAGTGGAAAGTCGCGGTGCTCGCCGACGAGGCGCACAACCTGGTCGAGCGCGGCCGGCAGATGTACAGCGCCAGCCTCGACCAGTTCACCCTCGCCAGCGTGCGCAAAACCGCGCCGGCAGCGCTGAAGAATGCCCTGCAACGGGTCAACCGTGAATGGAACGCGCTGCATGCGCAGCAACTCGCGGCGTATCAGGCGTACGACAAGGCGCCGGACAAACTCCTGCACGCCATCTCGCTGTGTTGCGCGGCCATTGGCGATTACCTCAACGAGCATCCGCAAGGCCTCGACAGCGGTCTGCAGAATTTCTATTTCGACTTGCTGCAATTCGCCCGGGTCGCCGAGCTGTACGACGAGCATTACCTTTTCGATATCAGCAAACGCGACCTCGACCGCAAGCGTCCGTTGTCGCAACTGTGCCTGCGCAACGTGGTGCCGGCGGCGTTCATCGGTCCGCGCCTGAGCGCGGCGCGCAGCAGCGTGCTGTTCTCGGCCACGCTGAGCCCGCGCAACTATTACGCCGACCTGCTCGGCACGCCCGCCGACACGGTGTGTATCGACGTCGAATCGCCGTTCAGCGCTGAGCAATTGCAGGTGCACATCGTCAGTCAGATCTCCACGCGTTTTAACCATCGCCAAGCCTCGCTGGAGCCGATCGTCGAGCTGATCGCGCGCCAGTTCAGCGAGCGCCCGGGCAACTATTTGGCGTTCTTCAGCAGTTTCGATTACCTGCAACAGGTCGCGACCTTATTGGCCGAGCGCCATCCGCGCATCACTCAGTGGCTGCAATCGCGGGGCATGGCCGAGGGCGCGCGGCAGGCGTTTCTCGACCAGTTCAGCGCCGACAGCCAGGGTGTGGGGTTTGCGGTGTTGGGCGGCGCGTTTGGCGAGGGCATCGATTTGCCCGGCGCGCGGCTGATCGGCGCGTTCATCGCCACGCTGGGGCTGGCGCAGCTCAACCCGGTCAACGAGCAGATGAAGCGGCGCATGGCGGCGATTTTTGGCGCCGGCTACGACTACACCTATTTGTACCCGGGCATGCAAAAAGTCGTACAAGCCGCCGGGCGGGTGATCCGCACCCGTGAGGATCGCGGCACGGTCATGCTCATTGATGACCGCTTTGCCGAAAGCCGCATCCAGCAACTGCTGCCACGCTGGTGGGCGATCAAAAGCGAACCGGCGCTTTTCAAATCGACGGATTCACGCATACTTCAGCCCATGACAGTGGCTGGTGAGTGTGATGAGTGA
- a CDS encoding hybrid sensor histidine kinase/response regulator, with product MSENNRTTAIEDSRFRLLIDAVVDYAIYMIDPDGTITSWNSGAKRFKGYEEAEIIGEHFSRFYTPEDRANGMPQRALDTAIREGRFEGEGWRVRKDGTHFWSHVVIDPIIDPNGKLLGFAKITRDLTDRKMAEETLKQSEQQFRLLVQGVTDYAIYMLSPEGCVSNWNQGAQRIKGYLPEEIIGQHFSIFYTPEDRELGEPQRSLEIATREGRFENRSWRMRKDGTRFLAHVVVDAIRGDTGALLGFAKITRDVTEAHEAQQALEKTREALFQAQKMQAIGQLSGGIAHDFNNLLTVILGNLEIVQKRIGDAPKIARLLENATQGALRGVSLTQRMLAFARRQELKTESVDIPQLVQGITGLLRSSLGPGIRIETRFADDLQPVLADSNQLELAILNLATNARDAMPEGGTVIIQAQAEVVLEQTHSTLAAGRYVCLSLIDSGEGMDEATLACARDPFFTTKGLGKGTGLGLSMVHGFIEQLGGRFILKSEKGQGTAAELWIPVALERTASRPAYSDAAPIAVPRLSVLVVDDDSLVLTSTSLLLEDLGHRVIGANSGAQALALFDQGEVIDLVITDMAMPHMSGAQLAHAVRLLKPDLPIILATGYAERLEGFAAELPRLPKPFTQLNLVQIIAQSMK from the coding sequence ATGAGTGAGAACAACAGAACCACAGCGATCGAAGACAGCCGTTTCCGGCTGCTGATCGACGCGGTTGTCGACTATGCGATCTACATGATCGACCCCGACGGTACCATCACCAGTTGGAACTCCGGCGCCAAACGTTTCAAAGGTTATGAAGAAGCGGAAATCATCGGCGAGCACTTCTCACGCTTCTATACCCCTGAAGACCGCGCCAACGGCATGCCGCAACGGGCGCTCGACACGGCGATTCGCGAAGGTCGCTTCGAAGGCGAGGGCTGGCGCGTGCGCAAGGACGGCACGCACTTCTGGTCGCACGTGGTAATCGATCCAATCATCGACCCCAACGGCAAGCTGCTCGGTTTCGCCAAGATCACCCGCGACCTCACCGACCGCAAAATGGCCGAGGAAACCCTCAAGCAAAGCGAACAGCAGTTCCGCCTGCTGGTGCAGGGCGTCACCGATTACGCGATCTACATGCTCAGCCCCGAAGGCTGCGTCAGCAACTGGAACCAGGGCGCGCAGCGCATCAAGGGCTATTTGCCGGAAGAGATCATCGGCCAGCACTTTTCGATTTTCTACACCCCCGAAGACCGCGAACTCGGCGAGCCGCAGCGTTCGCTGGAGATTGCCACCCGCGAAGGCCGCTTCGAGAACCGCAGCTGGCGGATGCGCAAGGACGGCACGCGCTTTCTTGCCCACGTAGTGGTCGATGCGATTCGCGGCGACACCGGCGCGTTGCTCGGCTTCGCCAAGATCACCCGCGATGTGACCGAGGCCCACGAAGCGCAGCAGGCCCTGGAAAAGACCCGCGAGGCGTTGTTCCAAGCGCAGAAGATGCAGGCGATCGGCCAACTCAGTGGTGGCATCGCCCATGACTTCAACAACCTGCTGACGGTGATTCTCGGCAACCTCGAGATCGTGCAGAAACGCATCGGCGACGCGCCGAAAATCGCTCGACTGCTGGAAAACGCCACCCAAGGCGCCTTGCGCGGTGTTTCGCTGACCCAGCGCATGCTGGCCTTCGCCCGGCGCCAGGAACTGAAGACCGAATCGGTGGATATCCCGCAACTGGTGCAAGGCATCACCGGGCTGCTGCGCAGCTCGCTCGGACCGGGGATCCGTATCGAAACGCGCTTTGCCGACGACCTGCAGCCAGTGCTGGCCGATAGCAATCAGCTGGAACTGGCGATCCTCAATCTTGCCACCAATGCCCGCGATGCCATGCCCGAGGGCGGCACGGTGATCATTCAGGCGCAAGCCGAAGTGGTGCTGGAACAAACTCATTCGACCCTGGCGGCGGGGCGTTACGTATGCCTGAGCCTGATCGACAGCGGCGAAGGCATGGACGAAGCCACGCTGGCCTGTGCCCGTGATCCGTTCTTCACCACCAAAGGCCTGGGCAAAGGCACCGGGCTGGGCTTGTCGATGGTGCACGGCTTCATCGAGCAGTTGGGCGGGCGCTTTATTCTCAAGAGCGAGAAGGGCCAGGGCACGGCAGCCGAGTTGTGGATTCCGGTAGCGCTTGAGCGTACGGCCAGTCGCCCGGCGTACAGCGACGCCGCGCCCATTGCGGTGCCGAGGCTCAGCGTGCTGGTGGTCGATGACGATTCGCTGGTGCTGACCAGCACCAGCCTGCTGCTGGAAGACCTCGGCCACCGCGTCATCGGCGCGAACTCCGGCGCCCAGGCGCTGGCGCTGTTCGATCAGGGCGAAGTGATCGATCTGGTGATAACCGACATGGCCATGCCGCACATGAGTGGCGCGCAACTGGCCCACGCCGTGCGCCTGCTCAAACCGGATCTGCCGATCATTCTCGCCACCGGTTACGCCGAACGCCTGGAAGGCTTCGCCGCCGAACTGCCGCGCCTGCCGAAACCGTTCACCCAATTGAATCTGGTGCAAATCATCGCCCAATCGATGAAATGA
- a CDS encoding cation:proton antiporter: MSFGVWVAVLGAVLLTLALTSSWLRWMPVTTSAVCLLLGIAIGPSGLDLLKLSLEESSLWMEHLTEVAVLFSLFVCGLKLRLPLGNTTWRIAFGLAGPVMILTIIGVCLLMHWGLQLAWGPSLLIGAMLAPTDPVLAALVQVNDAQDIDSVRFGLSGEAGLNDGVAFPFVILGLLLLHGDGSAGEWHHWVIRSLLWAVPAGLLTGYWMGRGIGRIALSLRIHNEDSTLGPNDYLTLALIALSYVVADAIGGYGFLAVFAAGLGLRQEEVKSTGITQAPAEHLVQPVVGHQNVEPQNAVHGDMEQLEDSQVAAGIMMGDMLAFGSLVERAMEVFLVTLLGVVLIAHWDWRALWIGAVLFCLIRPLSVALMPWGNLLSGPQRLLIGWFGIRGIGSLFYLFFALNHGLDADVAKVCTDITLSVVALSILLHGISTQPMLARYERLKQRKS, encoded by the coding sequence ATGAGTTTCGGCGTATGGGTCGCGGTGCTCGGCGCCGTGCTGCTGACGCTGGCCCTGACGTCGTCATGGTTGCGCTGGATGCCGGTCACCACTTCGGCGGTGTGCCTGCTGCTGGGCATCGCCATCGGCCCCAGCGGCCTCGACCTGCTGAAACTGTCGCTGGAAGAATCATCGTTGTGGATGGAGCACCTGACCGAGGTCGCGGTGCTCTTTTCTTTATTTGTCTGCGGTTTGAAGCTGCGCCTGCCGCTGGGCAACACGACCTGGCGTATCGCCTTTGGCCTGGCCGGGCCGGTGATGATCCTGACCATCATCGGCGTGTGTCTGCTGATGCACTGGGGCCTGCAACTGGCGTGGGGGCCTTCGCTGCTGATCGGCGCGATGCTGGCTCCGACCGACCCGGTGCTGGCCGCGCTGGTGCAGGTCAATGATGCGCAGGACATCGACAGCGTGCGCTTCGGCCTCTCCGGTGAAGCCGGGCTCAACGATGGCGTGGCCTTCCCTTTCGTTATTCTCGGCTTGCTGTTGCTGCACGGTGACGGCAGTGCCGGCGAGTGGCACCACTGGGTGATCCGCAGTTTGTTGTGGGCGGTGCCGGCGGGTTTGCTGACCGGTTACTGGATGGGCCGTGGCATCGGCCGCATCGCCCTGTCGCTGCGCATTCACAATGAGGACAGCACCCTCGGCCCCAACGACTACCTGACCCTCGCGCTGATTGCGCTTTCCTATGTGGTAGCCGATGCCATTGGCGGCTACGGCTTTCTCGCGGTGTTTGCCGCCGGTCTCGGCCTGCGTCAGGAGGAAGTCAAATCCACGGGCATCACCCAGGCACCTGCCGAGCATCTGGTGCAGCCGGTGGTCGGTCATCAGAACGTCGAACCACAGAACGCCGTGCATGGCGACATGGAGCAGTTGGAAGACAGCCAGGTCGCGGCCGGGATCATGATGGGCGACATGCTGGCGTTCGGCAGTCTGGTCGAGCGGGCGATGGAAGTGTTTCTGGTGACCCTGCTCGGCGTCGTCCTGATAGCGCATTGGGACTGGCGGGCGTTGTGGATCGGCGCCGTGCTGTTCTGCCTGATTCGCCCGCTGAGCGTGGCGCTGATGCCTTGGGGCAATCTGCTCAGCGGCCCGCAGCGTTTGTTGATCGGCTGGTTTGGCATTCGTGGCATCGGCAGCCTGTTCTATCTGTTCTTCGCCCTGAACCATGGCCTGGATGCCGATGTGGCGAAGGTCTGTACCGACATCACTTTGTCGGTGGTGGCACTGAGCATTCTGCTGCATGGCATCAGTACCCAACCGATGCTGGCGCGCTATGAACGTCTGAAGCAACGAAAAAGTTGA
- a CDS encoding glucose 1-dehydrogenase, protein MTDYPKPPFPKQAQPVPGSQRKMEPYPDCGEQSYVGSGRLAGKIALITGADSGIGRAVAIAFAREGADVAVAYLNEHEDAKETARWVEQAGRQCILLPGDIAEKAQCQALVDKTVERFGRIDILVNNAAFQMTHENFEEIPDDEWVMTFDVNITAMFRICQAAIKHMRPGSSIINTSSVNSDMPKPTLLAYATTKGAIANFTGGLAQMLGPKEIRVNSVAPGPIWTPLIVSTMPDEEVQNFGGSTPLGRPGQPVEVAPIYVLLASDEASYITGQRYGVTGGKPML, encoded by the coding sequence ATGACTGACTATCCAAAACCACCCTTCCCGAAACAAGCCCAACCGGTGCCCGGCTCGCAACGCAAGATGGAGCCGTATCCAGACTGCGGCGAGCAGAGTTACGTCGGTTCCGGCCGCCTCGCCGGCAAGATCGCGCTGATCACCGGCGCTGACAGCGGCATCGGTCGCGCAGTGGCGATTGCCTTCGCCCGTGAAGGCGCCGACGTCGCCGTGGCGTACTTGAATGAACATGAAGATGCCAAGGAAACCGCACGCTGGGTCGAGCAGGCCGGGCGTCAGTGCATCCTGCTGCCGGGCGATATCGCCGAGAAAGCGCAGTGCCAAGCGCTGGTCGACAAGACTGTCGAGCGCTTTGGCCGCATCGACATTCTGGTCAACAACGCCGCGTTCCAGATGACCCACGAAAACTTTGAAGAGATCCCAGATGACGAATGGGTGATGACCTTCGACGTGAATATCACTGCCATGTTCAGGATCTGCCAGGCGGCGATCAAACACATGCGCCCCGGTTCGTCGATCATCAACACCAGCTCGGTCAACTCGGACATGCCCAAGCCGACCCTGCTGGCCTACGCCACCACCAAAGGCGCGATCGCCAACTTCACCGGTGGCCTGGCGCAGATGCTCGGGCCGAAGGAAATTCGCGTCAACAGCGTTGCCCCAGGCCCGATCTGGACGCCGCTGATCGTCTCGACCATGCCTGATGAAGAAGTGCAGAACTTCGGCGGCAGCACCCCGCTCGGCCGTCCTGGCCAACCGGTGGAAGTTGCACCGATTTACGTGCTGCTGGCCTCCGACGAAGCCAGCTACATCACCGGCCAGCGCTACGGCGTGACCGGCGGCAAACCGATGCTGTAA
- a CDS encoding YgdI/YgdR family lipoprotein, translating into MKIKMLGIPVAVAALLALGGCSTQTVVTLQNGTQYLTEDMPKTETEDGFYEFEDISGAKVKVRADEVATVRKED; encoded by the coding sequence ATGAAAATCAAGATGCTGGGCATTCCTGTAGCGGTCGCAGCCCTGTTGGCGCTGGGCGGCTGTTCGACCCAGACCGTGGTGACGTTGCAGAACGGCACCCAGTACCTGACCGAGGACATGCCGAAGACCGAGACCGAAGATGGTTTCTATGAGTTCGAAGATATTTCCGGGGCCAAGGTCAAGGTTCGCGCCGATGAAGTCGCGACCGTGCGCAAGGAAGACTGA
- a CDS encoding VRR-NUC domain-containing protein, translating into MTSNPLDDPFYYLNNFRQVLDWLGLRYADVMSASEHGFIRDFNTLPQASQGLLVRMVMRKGIHFRASKLNYLEIGDIAEAARPLLDHGWLDEHADLTLAELFDVLLKAELLQAFGAFIEQPKGRKDEWLPVLAEQFSEAQTLRVWAPQLAERLFSLTLMDLCDRLRLMFFGNLYQDWSEFVLADLGIFTYEKVEFCADSRGLRSREDVDACLFLHQCQLRFEAGEALDEIVEQINAVQFDNPWLRRRQAKALFQIGQYAERIGDFALALSVYRDCVYPGARLRMIRVLERCGEYALALELGTLAEQAPQSAAEQQGLQRIVPRLRRKLGGPPLKRAKAREVERLDLHLPRIDPARSVEFHVQAHLHADDGPVHYVENSLINSLFGLLCWPAIFAPLPGAFFHPFQRGPVDLLSEDFLERRAELFQACLGELDDGRYAETIRQRFVDKWGIQSPFVFWGALNEDLLEQALACLPAEHLKHWFNRLLLDIKANRAGMPDLIQFWPQHKTYRMIEVKGPGDRLQDNQLRWLEFCHEHQMPVAVCYVQWAEQSA; encoded by the coding sequence GTGACCTCCAACCCTCTAGACGATCCGTTCTATTACCTCAACAACTTCCGGCAAGTGCTTGATTGGCTTGGGCTTCGCTATGCCGATGTGATGAGCGCAAGCGAACACGGCTTCATCCGCGACTTCAATACGCTGCCGCAAGCCTCGCAGGGATTGCTGGTGCGCATGGTCATGCGCAAGGGCATTCACTTTCGCGCGAGCAAACTCAATTATCTGGAAATCGGCGACATTGCCGAGGCGGCGCGGCCGTTGCTCGATCACGGCTGGCTCGATGAACACGCGGATTTGACACTGGCAGAACTGTTCGACGTCTTGCTCAAGGCCGAGCTCTTGCAAGCGTTCGGCGCCTTTATCGAACAGCCGAAAGGGCGCAAGGACGAGTGGCTGCCCGTGCTGGCCGAACAGTTCAGCGAGGCGCAGACCCTGCGTGTCTGGGCGCCGCAACTGGCTGAGCGGCTGTTCAGCCTGACCCTGATGGACCTGTGCGATCGCCTGCGCCTGATGTTCTTCGGCAATCTGTATCAGGACTGGTCGGAGTTCGTGCTGGCCGACCTGGGCATCTTCACTTATGAAAAAGTCGAGTTCTGCGCCGACTCCCGAGGCCTGCGCAGCCGCGAAGACGTCGACGCCTGCCTGTTCCTGCATCAGTGCCAGTTGCGTTTCGAGGCCGGTGAAGCGCTGGACGAGATCGTCGAACAGATCAACGCCGTGCAATTCGACAACCCGTGGCTGCGCCGCCGGCAAGCCAAGGCGTTGTTCCAGATCGGCCAGTACGCCGAGCGCATCGGCGACTTTGCGCTGGCTTTGAGTGTTTACCGCGACTGCGTCTACCCGGGCGCACGACTGCGGATGATCCGTGTGCTCGAACGCTGCGGCGAATACGCGCTGGCGCTGGAGCTCGGCACGCTGGCCGAACAGGCACCGCAAAGCGCGGCCGAGCAGCAAGGCTTGCAGCGCATCGTCCCGCGCCTGCGGCGCAAACTCGGTGGCCCGCCGCTCAAGCGTGCCAAGGCCAGAGAGGTCGAGCGCCTCGACTTGCACTTGCCGCGCATCGATCCGGCGCGGTCGGTGGAGTTTCATGTGCAAGCGCACTTGCACGCCGATGACGGCCCGGTGCATTACGTCGAGAACAGCCTGATCAATTCATTGTTCGGCCTGTTGTGCTGGCCGGCGATCTTCGCACCGTTGCCGGGTGCGTTCTTTCACCCGTTTCAGCGCGGCCCGGTGGATCTGCTCAGCGAAGACTTCCTCGAGCGCCGCGCCGAGCTGTTTCAGGCCTGCCTGGGCGAACTCGATGACGGCCGCTACGCCGAGACGATTCGCCAGCGCTTCGTCGACAAGTGGGGCATCCAGTCGCCGTTCGTGTTCTGGGGCGCGCTCAATGAAGACTTGCTGGAGCAGGCGCTGGCCTGTCTGCCCGCCGAACACCTGAAACACTGGTTCAACCGATTGCTGCTCGACATCAAGGCCAACCGTGCCGGCATGCCGGACCTGATCCAGTTCTGGCCGCAGCACAAGACCTACCGCATGATCGAAGTCAAAGGCCCCGGCGACCGCTTGCAGGACAATCAGCTGCGCTGGCTGGAGTTCTGCCACGAGCATCAAATGCCGGTGGCCGTGTGTTACGTGCAATGGGCGGAGCAGAGCGCTTGA
- a CDS encoding Yip1 family protein, with protein sequence MSAPLVRLFTQPNFAWTDIRREEETHPRHYLAHLLLLALIPAVCLFIGTTQVGWSLAVGENVRLSTASALQLSVLLYVTIVAGVAVMGGFIRWMSRSFDARPTLNQCIGFAAYTVTPFFLAGIAGLYPSRWLAILVLGAASIYSTFLLFVGLPTFMHERKEQGLLYSACVWGVGLLVLVTMLVSMILLWFNVLIPEYLRTTVS encoded by the coding sequence ATGTCCGCCCCCCTCGTCAGACTCTTCACCCAACCCAACTTCGCCTGGACCGATATCCGCCGCGAAGAAGAAACCCATCCCCGCCACTACCTCGCGCATCTGCTGCTGCTCGCGCTGATTCCGGCCGTGTGCCTGTTCATCGGCACCACCCAGGTCGGTTGGAGCCTTGCCGTGGGTGAAAACGTGCGTTTGAGCACGGCCAGCGCCTTGCAACTGAGCGTGTTGCTGTACGTGACGATCGTCGCCGGTGTTGCGGTCATGGGCGGGTTCATTCGCTGGATGTCGCGGTCGTTCGATGCGCGGCCAACGCTCAATCAATGCATCGGTTTTGCCGCCTACACGGTGACGCCGTTTTTCCTCGCCGGGATTGCCGGGCTGTACCCGAGCCGCTGGCTGGCAATTCTGGTGCTCGGCGCGGCGTCGATCTATTCGACGTTTCTGCTGTTCGTCGGCCTGCCGACCTTCATGCACGAGCGCAAGGAGCAAGGCCTGCTGTATTCGGCGTGCGTGTGGGGCGTTGGCCTGCTGGTGCTGGTGACCATGCTGGTGTCGATGATTCTGCTGTGGTTCAACGTGCTCATCCCCGAGTACCTGCGCACGACCGTGAGCTGA